The following proteins come from a genomic window of Solanum stenotomum isolate F172 unplaced genomic scaffold, ASM1918654v1 scaffold9453, whole genome shotgun sequence:
- the LOC125853090 gene encoding uncharacterized protein LOC125853090 has translation MLLQITFQDKFTQTDLDQENTLEKIFNAMTLLCTKVDGLDKEIQKMKSQQHDGKHAELSRSEDLKTPELEGDNGKHRKIQTNNLLHAATGSTSSTKEEKRYVNTNMNKTFEKPFVSKNQNTLFVPPQVNTYKDSLGQHKKIYNHITRAYIENIHKIQTFLNKNPRSKTTQNPHEDYITQTLQGYNKLIALPKTNANLVATCYNYGLLNKVYTQRGDEIAKIPELHKAFMHYKRITKGTFFYIIFYSAPAEILYDEIKPIIQVIKIGLTREMIILEKIEEQGEIQKVEIPAFYAGKRIIGIATILNELTSNSLNKNSIWSYYSREQTMIYSNCREIRAADMEELRQWALSLLKPEQQPTTRAIRKNFISSKIMTRYCKTIRNKYLDHQCSKCQGEDNVIPDVQLE, from the coding sequence atgttattgcagattacatTTCAAGACAAATTTACACAGACGGATCTTGACCAAGAAAATACtcttgaaaaaatattcaatgccATGACATTACTTTGTACCAAAGTAGATGGCCTGGACAAAGagatacaaaaaatgaaaagtcagcagcatgacggTAAACatgcggagctaagtcgatcggaagactTAAAAACTCCAGAGCTAGAAGGTGACAATGGGAAACACCGAAAAATCCAAACTAACAATTTGTTACATGCCGCTACAGGTAGCACATCAtctacaaaagaagaaaaaagatatgtTAATACAAATATGAACAAGACATTTGAGAAACCATTTGtatccaaaaatcaaaacaCCTTATTTGTACCACCACAAGTAAATACCTACAAAGACAGCTTAGGACAACACAAGAAAATCTATAATCATATAACCAGAGCCTATATAGaaaacatccacaaaatacaAACCTTTTTGAACAAAAACCCCAGATCCAAAACTACCCAAAATCCACACGAAGATTATATTACCCAAACTCTACAAGGATACAATAAACTAATTGCTTTACCTAAGACAAATGCAAATCTAGTGGCAACTTGCTATAACTATGGATTATTGAACAAAGTATATACCCAGAGAGGAGATGAAATAGCTAAGATACCGgagctacacaaagcattcatgCACTACAAAAGAATAACTAAGGGAACCTTTTTCTATATAATATTCTATTCAGCACCAGCTGAGATactttatgatgaaattaaacCAATTatacaagttataaaaattggaTTAACTAGAGAAATGATCATACTAGAAAAGATAGAAGAACAAGGCGAAATACAAAAAGTGGAGATACCAGCATTCTATGCAGGAAAACGAATTATTGGAATAGCTACTATCTTAAATGAGTTAACATCTAATTCTTTAAACAAAAATTcaatatggagttattattcaaGAGAGCAaacaatgatatattcaaattgtcgAGAAATTAGAGCAGCAGATATGGAAGAACTCAGGCAATGGGCACTAAGTCTACTAAAACCTGAGCAACAGCCAACTACAAGAGCTATAAGAAAGAACTTTATCTCATCGAAAATAATGACAAGATATTGTAAAACTATCAGAAATAAATATCTGGATCATCAATGTTCTAAATGCCAAGGAGAAGATAATGTAATCCCAGACGTACAGCTGGAGTAG